CAACTCTGTCAATGGGAGGTCCGGGCACCCCAGGCATTGGGGTGGCGGCGCGCACAGGCGGCGCCTTGTGGCCAGACACCGCCGTTGCAGATCAAAACCCGCGGAAAGATCGTGCGCTTTCCCGCTCCAGCCCCGCCTCAGCCATCAAGCGGCCGCCCAACCGTGACGCCTTGCGGGTCGTTTTGTAGGAAATGCCCTACACGTCCTGACGGTAAAGGACGACACGCCGGTGACGCATCGTGCTGCTGCCCCTGTCACTTTGCCAACCCCCGCTCGAGCGCGCGGCTGAATCTGGCCAACGTCGAGCCACGTGCGCTCAGCCAGTCCTGCAACTGAACAACGTCTCGGCGTACCTTTCCTGCTTCAACCTGCGAGACATCGGGCTGCGAGACGCCTGCAGCCACCGCCAGGGCGTCCTGGGTCAGTCCCGCGTTAAGGCGCGTGTCGACCAGGAGGGCGAGATACACGTTGCGCTGGGCGCGCTGTGTCAGGGTCGGGCCCTTGGCCATGGGAAGACACTCTCGGTGACGGGAGGGCTATCCTGGCGGGCCCGCAGGCCGCGTCAACACGGCAATCCGCCGCAGATATGCATATCCGGCAAGGCGCCGAAAAAGGCCTTGCAGAGCGCTTCGAGACACAACGCAACCGGGGAGCGCCCCCTCAGGGCGGAAACCGCTCAAGCCGCCGCTCGAGCTCCCGACCGAAGCGACCAAGATTGGTCCCGCAGGCATGCAGCCACGTGCGGAGCTGGAGCATGTCCTGGCGCAGAACACCGCGCTCGACGGCCGAGACATACGACTGTGAGATACCAGCCGCTGCCGCAAGCTGCACCTGCGTCAGACCGGCTTTCTTCCGTGTCTCGACAAGGAGCTCCAGCAGGAACGGGTACTCGTCAGCGTAGATGGACTTGCTGCCCTTGGGCATCGGCTCGCTTCACGGATTGGTGAAGCGACGCTAAACAACAGAATGAAATACTCCATGTTGATGTATTTTTCGATCTAACATTCTCCCACCAAGGACACAGGGGAACCGGATTGAAAACGTTGACTGCACTTCTCGCCCTCCTCACGGCCATGCCGCTGGCCGCCCAGGATGCGCCGGCCCCGGCCAGCACCACGGCCAAACCCTCGTTCTGGCAGCGTGTCGGCAACACCGCACGGGACGCCGGCCATCGCATCACGCAGGAAATCAGCAATCCCGGGTCGACCAAGGGCGACGCGTTCCGGCCGCTGACGCCGGGTGCCGGTGAGCTCGTGGGCATCTTTCCGGCGGCACAGTCAGGAGAGGCGCAGCTCGGGCATCTCGCGTGGCCGCGCGTGGCCCTGACGATGGAAGAATACGGCGAGCATCTCGACTGCTGGACCATCCGCGCGCGAATCTGGCCGGACGCAGGCAGCCATCACGATGAGCGCTTCCAGATCTGCCGAAGCTCTCCGGTCAAGGTGACGAATGACCTTGGCCAATCCGGATACGCGATGCCCAACGACATGGAGGCACGGCTGGCCGAGGCGGCCGAGACGCACCCGCCGGTGATGTCGACAGGCACGGTGGCGACTGAGGGCCCCAACCCGCCCAGGTCGCTGTTTATCCGCTCCATCCCGGAGCCCCTTGTGTGGGCCCAGTGGCCGGTCATTACCCGCCTGCTGCGCGTGACGGGCTTTGGCAACGGCATCTCCGGAGGCGGCTTCGATTACCGCCTGTGGATTGCCGGCTACAACCCGGATGGAAACAGGGGCTGAGCCGATGCCCTTGAGCCCCTGCCCCGTGCGGCCCGCTGCCCTCCATGCGCGCCGTGCGCGGCAGGGGCGAATATGTCCCTGATGTGGAGCCCACAATGTCGTCGAGCTTGAGCTTTTCCACCGGCGCCCTTCTCCTTGCCGGTTTCATCCTTGTCCTGTTTCTTGCTTTCCTTGCCCAACAGTTTCTCGCCCCCCGCCGGTCGCGCTTTTGCCACCGTGGGGCGTCGCTTGTCATCGATGAACATGCCAATGTCCTCATCATTTCCCAGACCGATCGCACGGGCGTCCAGCGCTTTCCCCTGGGCACCGTGACGTGGCGCGATATCGGGACCAGTGTCCGCATCGCATCGTTCAAGCTGCCCGACGCCTACGCGTTCGGACAGTTCAATGACTACAACCCGCACGCAGTGCAAGACAGCATTGATGTATGGGTGGGTCAGGGCAATGCCGGGCCACTCATGCGCTGGCTCGCCCATCGTGCGAAGCGCCTTGCCCCGGATGTCGAAGGACATTATCGCAAGCTCGATGCGCAAAAGCGCCAGATTGCGGCTGCCGTGCGCCGGCACCTGCCGGAGACCCCGGTGGTCGAATGCGATGTCGGGCGCCTCATCGACCACTACGCCTACGTGGCATTCCTGCCGTCCGGGTTCGTCTACGGCATGCGCGGGGCAGATTCGCTCCCCCAGCCTGTCCTTTGCGTGCGGGGCGGTGACGTTCACCGGGGTAAGGGGCGGACCGTTGAAGTCGAATTCCTCCACAGTTCCCCAGCAACGTTCGAGCTGACCGAACAGGAGATGCGCCTCATCCAGGGACTGCAGGAAAAGGGCGTGCTGCGGCTAGAGCCACCGCGACCGAATCCGTACTGACCCGCCCAGATGACGGCATGCCAGCCGGGCCCTCGACCTCGTTGCCGGATGGCCAGATGTCGCGGCGGCTCTCGATTTCCCGACGATCACGCGGACACGGCTACCGTGGACAACCGGCCAAAACCGCCCCTTCACGCAAAGTCGAAACCGCCGTGGCAATGGATCGAAGAAACAACTGAAGCCGGGATACTCTGCTGCTATCCCAACCGGCTTCCTCGCGTTGGCTTTGCGGGCGGCCCGGCCCGGCCATCCTCGTCGCTCGCCGGAGACTCCCGTGTCGGCTTTTCGGGAACCGCGTCAGACATGGCTTTCTTCACATGCCTGCGCTGGTCGTCACCGAGGATCGTCAACAGATGCTGGAGCAGGCGGGGGTCGGCCCCGTGGAGGGTCTTGACCGCGTCACGAAGCTCACGACAGGCCGTCGACAGCACCAACGCGGTCGCCTCGGTGTCGGACGCCAACCGGCGCTCCTGGTGGCGAAGGCGACTGATGGCCCCCTTGAGTTCCTCGACGTGGCCGCGCGCGCGACGAAGCTCGACGGCCTTCCTTTCCCGGGCAAGCGATGCGAGTTCAATCCGGCCGCGAAGGAACACCATGAAGCTGTCCTTCCGCTTTTGAAGTTCCTCCAATTCAGTCACGCGTGCCGCACGGGTCCGCCGTGCGATGTCGAGGAGATGGAGATGGTCGAGGATGGCCGTTTGCAACTGTGTGCGTTTTCCGTGGAGGTGGTCGCAGGCCGTGCTGTGGGCGACCACCTCTGCCAGTGTCTCTTCGACGGTGCGGGCAAACCCCATGGCAATCTCGAAATCCCGCAGGTCGGGCACCGTCATGCTGCGCGGAGCTTCCCTTCGCAGCCGGGCAAGCAACGGGTGCGTTGCCGGGTTTTCAGAGGGAGCCGGCGCAGGCGCCGGCGGGATATCCGCCCACAGATCGAGGTCGTCGAAGGGGAACGCGCTTCTTGCGCGCCGGGCGACGACCGTGGGCGACGACGCCCGCTCCCAGCCTGCGGAGGCCTTTTCAAGTCGTGCCATTTCAAGGGCCACGCGACGGGTGAACTGGGTAACAAGGTGCGGGTTGCTCACCATGGCAAGTCGACCGGCAAAGCCGGAGGGGGCACCCGACCGGTCCCCCACGGCGTTTGACCCATCGTTGAGCGCGAGGATGCGGGTCGGAAAACACATTTGAATGGACGTGTCACCGGCCTCACGAACGGACCACGGTGCGCTCCCTTGCAAAGCGGTGAATGTCACAGGGACATTGAGGTCCCGGGCAACGTAACCGGCCAGCTCGCGGGCAAAACGATGGACAGCACTGCCCGTCAGCGCGCCCGGAAGGCGGGCCCTGACCTCGAACGCGATGGGCGCGTTTCCGTACCGCTCACACCACTCGACACGGTTCCAGAGAAGCTCGGCGTTGTAGCACCACTCGCCAGAGCCCGCGGGCGCCACCGTCATCGATGCGTCGACCTGTCCGCGAACGGCGTGGTCGTGCATCAGACCGTTTCGGACGTCCATCATCCCGAGACGAAGGCGGCTGGCCACCAGGGAGACCGCGGTTCCCCCGCCCGGCCGGCTCAGCAGGTCAAGTTCAATATCATGTGTCATGCATGGCCCTCCATGGCCATTCGTCAGGGGTGCTTTCCCTTGAACGCCGACTCGGCCCGTGAGAGCGGCATCATGTCGGGCATGTCGACGTCCAGCCGGGCAGCCAGTTGTTCGACGTCCTGGTTCTGCTGATCGCCGAGGAGATTCCGGAGGGCGTCGGTTACTGTGCGGAATTCCGGCTTGTAGCCCGCCATCAACGCGACCATGCGGGCAAGTGACGCCTCTTCCCGGCGGGCCCTTGCCTCGATCTCCTTTTGCAGGTCGGACACGTTCTGGCGCAACGTTGTCTTCGACGCCTGGACGCGCTGGACATGCGCCAATGCCCGATCGCGTGCCCCGGAGAGGGTGCGATGCTCGCCGGATACGGGGTGGTAGCGTGCGCGGAGCGGGTGACTGATGAGCCAGCGCTGCAATGCTGCCTCGGCCTTCCGGAGCTCGCCGTCGACGACATCCTGGCGGGCACGGGCGTCATCGAGTGCCATTTTCTCGCGCATCATCCGCATGTGGAAATCAGCCCTCTCCTGTCTTGCACGTTCCATGGCAAAGAGGACGGATTCGAGCAGATCCGCGAGGAACATGGACCGTTCAAGCGCAGCGTGCTCGGCATCGGTCTTCGGTGGCGCACCGGCACGGCGCATCGCTTCGGCAAGGCGCAGGTGATGGTCAATGCGGAGCGTCCGCCCAGCGACAAAGTTCACGCGGTTGGCCAAGGGTGCCTTGCCATGCTGCCCGGCCCGGGCACGGCGCTCAAGACGCCGGACCTTTACCGTTGCGTCCCTTACACCGCGCGCAGCCCGCCGTGCGTTGAGCCGCCCGACAACAGAGGCTGCCTTGAGGTCAATCGGCGGTGCCGCGCCTTCCGGCCCTGCAGCGTGGGTAACTTGTTTTTTGAGACGTCGCAATCCGTGCGTGAGGACGATGGCCTCCGGGTTCGGGCGTACCGCGTTCTTGTACCACTTCGCCTGATCACCGTATTTGCGTGCCCGGACGGGCCCTGGCTTCCTGTCGATTCCGAGCCGCTTATAGCTCTTGTACTCATAGGTCGCTGGCAAGCCTGCTTCGGCGAGGAATCTGTTTGCAAGGCGGGCCCACTTCTCGTTCATCGCGTCGACAATCGGCGCCGACATGCGACGATTGCCGAGCTCGTCGAGCTTGCGGGTCAAACGCCACCCTTCCCCTCCGCCGTCACCATCGCGTACGAGTTCACGGGTGGGGAAAAGCAGGTGGGCGTGAAAGCCAATGGACCCGGGTGGCTTGGCGTTGCCATCGAGATCGACTGCGTTGTCGTGATGGACAGCGATGCAGACGGGGGTGTTGAAGCGGGCGAGAATGTAGCCGGCCATTGCGCGGCTCATGGCAATGGCGGCGTCCTGACCGAGGCCGAGGGGAATGGGAATACGGTAGTCACGGCAGATTTGCGCATCGACACGCTTTTCCGCCTTCTCGACTTCGTTCCAGAGCGTCGCTGGATCCAGGAGCCATCCGGGTGCGCCGTGCGGCCCGATTGTCTCCCCGAAGACCACGGCCTTTCCGGCACGCTTCGAATAGTCATGCCAGGTTTTGGTTTGCTCGTCGAACAACTTGATGCCGAGCCGGTACGCGGCAGCAGCGACAGCAGAATGCTTGCGGTCACGGTTATGGGTATGGAGATGCGGGCGGGCGTGCTCTGCCATTGAAAACTTCCTTGTCGTTGTTGGGGGCCTTCCTGGCCATTGGCAGTTGGGTTGCAACACACACCCGCCCGCATCTCCTATATGCATACTTCGAATATCAGTGCCGTCAAGGGGGTCCCGCAAAATTGTTTTTCGCGATACCCAGGGTGTAACGCGACCAGTCGCGGATGGTGTCGAAACGAATGGCGGCTGTTCGTCGGAGCGGAAAAAACACGCCTCAACACGGCTTTTTTCGCCATATTTATCCGGCTTTTCCAGATTGACAACTGTACATCGGGGTATTTGTATCTCTGCACTGGACCTCATGCACCGACTCGCCGGGCGCAGCCCGGCGCTTGCATGCGCAGCATGCTAAGACGTGCTCTCCGGTTTTTTGCAGGGGTACGCCCGGCCCCCTCCCGACGAGATGCTTCCCTCAGCCCGGCTCGGTCAAACCCAGTGCATCGTCGACCTGTTGCTCGAAGCCCGCATCCCCCGCGTCGAGCAGGTCGGACCACAGTGCGAGGCTGAGCGCGGAACGGGGATAGGTGTGCTTTCGCCATGACCCGGGCGGAACCTCACCGTACTTCCCGGTCTTTGCCCGCTCGAACCGGTCGGCTGCGATGTAGACCAAGAGGTTGCTTGCATGCTGACCGGTGAGCCCCTGGGTTTCCTTGCGGTCGCTGGCGGCCATCACGGCAATGTAAAAGAGATAGTAGGCCTGGGCGACCGAGTACCGGGCAATGATGTCATTGAGCAGCGTCTGGAGCTTTTCCTTGCCGGAGGGCAACGGCCAGCGGCGCTCCTCACAGAGGTACTCGACGTACTGCATGCATTCGTCGGCGGCAATCATGCGTGCAAGGCCAGGGGCGACCCGTTGCCAAGCGTCCGGCCACGCGCCGACCGACCCAAGGCTTCGCGCCTCCTCGATGAAGGCGAAGGCGGCCGGCGACAGGCGCCACCACATGCTGTCGGGCGTGATGCTCCATTGCTCACCCGTTGCACTCACCGCTTCGGCAGGCGTCGGTTCACCGACCGTGACGAGCCCCGTGCGCATCGCATCAAACGACAGGTGCCGCGAGGCCCTTGTCGGGGAAAACACGGTCGTGCCCATCGGAAACGGCCTCAGCAGGAGCAGGTCAACATCGGGTGGTGCGCTCCGGACGAGCGCGATGAGGGCGATGACACCCCGGAGCGGGACAGCCTCGGGCGTGGGCACATCGCTTCGCAGCCTGGGGAAGTCGGCGAGCATCAAGGCCATCGGTGACCCCGGCACCTCGGCCGGCACGCAGGCCTTCAGGGCACGCTCGAGTGCGGAAGACACCTTGCCGCGCCACTCGTCCGTGACGCTGTCGGCACCGAGCCCATCGACAAACCCGCAAAGCCGTCGCAACGCGTCAGCCTCCGCCGGTGAGCGACACAGGAGCAAGGGGTTGAAGATGGCGGTGACGTGGTCGGGCTCGGTGTCGAGGACGCGAAGATAGGCAGTGAGCGCTCCTGCGGCCTCGCGCCGCGCGGCCAGAGCATAGCCCAGGGCAAACTGGGCACGGGGCCGCAAGTCCGTTGTCCCTACGAGTGCCATGATGTCGGCCATCTCGGTTGCCACCCAGGCATGCATGCGCAGCTCGTCGAGCCCTTCGGACAGTGCATCGAAAGCATGGGGCGCGGGCGCTGCAGCCCGGAGTCCGTCGACCACGCCCTTGAGGAACGTCGACGCACGGCGGATGTTGGCGACGAGATAGCCATCAATGCCGGGGGCGGCGTCGGATGACTCCGTCTCGGCAACGGCGATTTTCGCTTCCATCCACTGGCGGCCCACCACGCGCCACTTCGCTCCCTTGAGGCGCAGACGGACGGACGCGTCAAACAGCCTGATGCGGGGAACACTGACCCGTGTTGCGGCGTCACCGAGGACGGCAGCGACGGCCGGCCAGTCGGTCGAGCC
Above is a genomic segment from Luteibacter aegosomatissinici containing:
- a CDS encoding helix-turn-helix domain-containing protein — protein: MAKGPTLTQRAQRNVYLALLVDTRLNAGLTQDALAVAAGVSQPDVSQVEAGKVRRDVVQLQDWLSARGSTLARFSRALERGLAK
- a CDS encoding helix-turn-helix domain-containing protein, whose amino-acid sequence is MPKGSKSIYADEYPFLLELLVETRKKAGLTQVQLAAAAGISQSYVSAVERGVLRQDMLQLRTWLHACGTNLGRFGRELERRLERFPP
- a CDS encoding MobA/MobL family protein, whose amino-acid sequence is MTHDIELDLLSRPGGGTAVSLVASRLRLGMMDVRNGLMHDHAVRGQVDASMTVAPAGSGEWCYNAELLWNRVEWCERYGNAPIAFEVRARLPGALTGSAVHRFARELAGYVARDLNVPVTFTALQGSAPWSVREAGDTSIQMCFPTRILALNDGSNAVGDRSGAPSGFAGRLAMVSNPHLVTQFTRRVALEMARLEKASAGWERASSPTVVARRARSAFPFDDLDLWADIPPAPAPAPSENPATHPLLARLRREAPRSMTVPDLRDFEIAMGFARTVEETLAEVVAHSTACDHLHGKRTQLQTAILDHLHLLDIARRTRAARVTELEELQKRKDSFMVFLRGRIELASLARERKAVELRRARGHVEELKGAISRLRHQERRLASDTEATALVLSTACRELRDAVKTLHGADPRLLQHLLTILGDDQRRHVKKAMSDAVPEKPTRESPASDEDGRAGPPAKPTRGSRLG
- a CDS encoding MobA/MobL family protein, whose translation is MAEHARPHLHTHNRDRKHSAVAAAAYRLGIKLFDEQTKTWHDYSKRAGKAVVFGETIGPHGAPGWLLDPATLWNEVEKAEKRVDAQICRDYRIPIPLGLGQDAAIAMSRAMAGYILARFNTPVCIAVHHDNAVDLDGNAKPPGSIGFHAHLLFPTRELVRDGDGGGEGWRLTRKLDELGNRRMSAPIVDAMNEKWARLANRFLAEAGLPATYEYKSYKRLGIDRKPGPVRARKYGDQAKWYKNAVRPNPEAIVLTHGLRRLKKQVTHAAGPEGAAPPIDLKAASVVGRLNARRAARGVRDATVKVRRLERRARAGQHGKAPLANRVNFVAGRTLRIDHHLRLAEAMRRAGAPPKTDAEHAALERSMFLADLLESVLFAMERARQERADFHMRMMREKMALDDARARQDVVDGELRKAEAALQRWLISHPLRARYHPVSGEHRTLSGARDRALAHVQRVQASKTTLRQNVSDLQKEIEARARREEASLARMVALMAGYKPEFRTVTDALRNLLGDQQNQDVEQLAARLDVDMPDMMPLSRAESAFKGKHP
- a CDS encoding tetratricopeptide repeat protein: MAAWLAKALDLYPADERFHLAVESLLSPGVTAERLAVLTRAFAEVPSARVACRLAMAHSDAGDHASAAAFFATAEEWECNDSGEETVIATIRTLRVGQLIRAGDGQGALALAKAIDAVGHDTLAGPRARLAAACATGDAALVSTHGKVFIAVLEDNPGIPEDEMLWNEVTFLNGPHWTSGEYSLDAPDLLAHRNVLLHADDNTVRALMQYLFAERDSRVADPDEEGSTDWPAVAAVLGDAATRVSVPRIRLFDASVRLRLKGAKWRVVGRQWMEAKIAVAETESSDAAPGIDGYLVANIRRASTFLKGVVDGLRAAAPAPHAFDALSEGLDELRMHAWVATEMADIMALVGTTDLRPRAQFALGYALAARREAAGALTAYLRVLDTEPDHVTAIFNPLLLCRSPAEADALRRLCGFVDGLGADSVTDEWRGKVSSALERALKACVPAEVPGSPMALMLADFPRLRSDVPTPEAVPLRGVIALIALVRSAPPDVDLLLLRPFPMGTTVFSPTRASRHLSFDAMRTGLVTVGEPTPAEAVSATGEQWSITPDSMWWRLSPAAFAFIEEARSLGSVGAWPDAWQRVAPGLARMIAADECMQYVEYLCEERRWPLPSGKEKLQTLLNDIIARYSVAQAYYLFYIAVMAASDRKETQGLTGQHASNLLVYIAADRFERAKTGKYGEVPPGSWRKHTYPRSALSLALWSDLLDAGDAGFEQQVDDALGLTEPG